A single region of the Changchengzhania lutea genome encodes:
- a CDS encoding serpin family protein yields the protein MKLANIFSFLILTCIIVCTSCSAVDETPLKSFDSVAKGREVVAANNQFAFSLFKEISEAEAENNFMISPASASLALGMVYNGAAGETQQAFSDVFNYGNVTLEETNLINQNIINNLINTSSGTIFEIANSIWVNNTFPVKETFIETNKAYYFAEIQNKDFNDPETLETINNWVSNKTYGKIPKVLNEISPDAVLYAINALYFKSDWKYRFNQEDTKSLPFQLDDGTVKQVDMMSMEQDLEYFSNAVFSSVKIPYKNDKYSMTLMLPHTNKAVNDMIGTMNNENWKAWQGNYNVQGLKMTMPKFTFSYEKLFNDALTNLGLGIAFTGSANFSGLSDMGTQISFVLQKTFIDVNETGTEAAAVTVVGIEVTSTNGPKQFLLDRPFVFVITEKETGSICFMGKVAIPEYEE from the coding sequence ATGAAATTAGCCAACATTTTTTCTTTTTTAATTCTAACATGTATTATTGTTTGTACATCCTGTAGCGCAGTAGATGAAACCCCACTAAAATCCTTTGATTCAGTTGCCAAAGGACGTGAAGTTGTTGCTGCAAATAATCAATTTGCTTTTTCCTTGTTCAAGGAAATATCCGAAGCCGAAGCCGAAAATAATTTCATGATTTCCCCTGCAAGCGCCTCACTAGCTCTGGGTATGGTTTATAATGGTGCCGCAGGCGAAACCCAACAGGCTTTTTCGGATGTATTTAACTATGGCAATGTCACTTTGGAGGAAACTAACTTGATAAACCAAAACATCATAAATAACCTTATTAACACATCTTCTGGAACAATATTCGAAATCGCGAATTCGATATGGGTCAACAATACCTTTCCCGTAAAGGAAACTTTTATTGAAACCAACAAAGCATATTATTTTGCCGAAATACAAAACAAGGACTTTAATGATCCAGAAACTTTGGAAACCATAAATAATTGGGTTTCCAATAAAACTTATGGAAAGATTCCTAAAGTTCTAAATGAAATTTCGCCAGATGCAGTCCTGTATGCCATTAATGCGCTTTATTTTAAAAGTGATTGGAAGTATCGTTTTAACCAAGAAGACACCAAGTCGCTACCTTTTCAACTAGATGATGGCACTGTAAAGCAAGTAGATATGATGTCTATGGAACAAGATTTAGAGTACTTTTCCAATGCGGTATTTTCTTCAGTTAAAATTCCCTATAAAAACGATAAATATTCTATGACACTAATGCTACCACATACCAATAAAGCTGTCAATGACATGATTGGAACCATGAACAATGAAAACTGGAAAGCGTGGCAAGGCAACTATAATGTCCAAGGCTTAAAAATGACCATGCCCAAGTTTACATTTTCCTATGAGAAACTATTTAACGACGCTCTAACTAATTTAGGTCTTGGCATCGCTTTCACTGGAAGCGCAAATTTTAGTGGCTTAAGCGATATGGGTACACAAATTTCATTTGTATTACAAAAAACGTTTATAGATGTCAATGAAACAGGTACGGAAGCTGCTGCAGTAACAGTGGTAGGCATAGAAGTTACTTCTACCAACGGCCCTAAACAGTTTTTATTAGATAGACCTTTTGTATTTGTTATAACAGAAAAGGAAACTGGCTCCATTTGTTTTATGGGGAAAGTGGCGATTCCAGAGTACGAGGAATAA
- a CDS encoding response regulator transcription factor, translating to MKKTIIVFSLLILALVLLFQISTYSITSGNLKTEITVAIVALVFLIIGIYINKKSLHKNTDASKEIDQQKISELDITTREYEVLQAISEGLSNKEIADKLFLSESTIKTHVSNLLIKLNAKRRTQALQIAKNYQIIKLFILLDCCTYVLVL from the coding sequence ATGAAGAAAACGATCATTGTTTTTTCACTACTCATTTTGGCGCTTGTACTCCTGTTTCAAATCAGCACGTATTCCATTACTTCTGGAAATTTGAAAACGGAAATCACAGTAGCTATTGTGGCGCTGGTGTTTTTAATAATTGGAATTTATATCAATAAAAAAAGTCTTCATAAAAATACAGATGCTTCAAAAGAAATTGATCAACAAAAAATTAGTGAGTTAGATATTACTACTCGTGAATATGAAGTGCTTCAGGCTATTTCAGAAGGGCTTTCTAATAAAGAAATCGCTGATAAACTATTTTTATCAGAAAGCACAATAAAAACCCACGTGTCCAATCTGTTGATAAAACTAAATGCCAAACGCAGAACGCAAGCCCTTCAAATTGCCAAAAATTATCAAATTATCAAATTATTTATACTTTTAGACTGTTGCACATATGTTTTGGTACTTTAG
- a CDS encoding VOC family protein, whose translation MELGAFSVSLSVKDLKTSKRFYENLGFSVFAGDMEKNYLIMKNGNALVGLFHGMFEQNILTFNPGWDESANALGDFTDVREIQKHVKSKGIALDREADETSTGPASMVLFDPDNNVILIDQHV comes from the coding sequence ATGGAACTAGGAGCATTTTCAGTCAGTTTAAGCGTAAAAGACCTAAAAACGTCCAAAAGGTTTTATGAAAATCTTGGATTTAGCGTTTTTGCTGGCGATATGGAAAAGAATTATCTCATTATGAAAAATGGCAACGCCTTAGTTGGTCTTTTCCATGGCATGTTTGAGCAGAATATTTTAACCTTTAACCCAGGTTGGGATGAAAGTGCAAATGCCTTAGGTGATTTTACGGATGTTCGGGAAATTCAGAAACATGTAAAAAGTAAGGGTATTGCACTCGACAGGGAAGCCGACGAAACATCCACTGGTCCTGCAAGCATGGTTTTATTTGACCCAGATAATAATGTGATTCTTATTGATCAACACGTATAA
- a CDS encoding DUF4199 domain-containing protein: MKNTIIKYGFFGLLAGLLVFAAAVFFGKGLSYSTQEVIGYTAMVAALSFVFFGIKHYRDQVNHGKISLGKALVIGLLISVLVGIGVGITDYIYTTMINPDFVSEYLEANLSMMENTLPPEEFQVKKVELTKQMEDYGSSSFMALLMWFTVVLIGFIISLISGLILQKK, from the coding sequence ATGAAAAACACAATTATTAAGTATGGTTTTTTTGGCTTATTAGCGGGATTGCTTGTTTTTGCAGCTGCTGTTTTTTTTGGTAAAGGTCTAAGTTATTCTACACAGGAAGTTATTGGTTACACGGCCATGGTAGCTGCTTTATCTTTTGTCTTTTTTGGAATAAAGCATTATAGAGATCAAGTAAATCATGGAAAAATATCATTAGGAAAAGCCTTAGTGATTGGTTTGCTCATCTCCGTATTAGTGGGTATTGGTGTTGGCATTACAGATTATATATATACCACCATGATTAATCCAGACTTTGTTTCCGAATATTTGGAGGCGAACTTAAGCATGATGGAAAACACCTTGCCACCAGAAGAGTTTCAGGTTAAAAAAGTGGAACTCACCAAACAAATGGAAGATTACGGAAGTTCGAGTTTTATGGCCCTTCTAATGTGGTTTACTGTAGTGCTCATTGGCTTTATTATCTCCCTGATTTCTGGATTAATCCTTCAAAAAAAATAA
- a CDS encoding DUF1801 domain-containing protein, whose protein sequence is MQSNATTPQQYLDELPENRKEPVKKLRQQILDNLPKGVEEAMSYGMLGYVIPHSVYPNGYHCNPKLPLPFMNLASQKNFIAVYSMTLYTKNELLNWFTSEYTTCCKYKLDMGKSCIRFKKMDDIPFGLIGELTAKVSTEEWIEIYESTIKNK, encoded by the coding sequence ATGCAATCAAACGCCACAACACCCCAGCAGTATCTTGATGAATTGCCAGAAAACAGAAAAGAACCTGTAAAAAAGCTAAGACAGCAAATTTTAGATAATCTCCCAAAAGGGGTTGAGGAAGCCATGAGCTATGGGATGTTGGGCTATGTTATTCCGCATTCCGTATATCCCAATGGCTATCATTGCAATCCTAAATTACCCTTACCTTTTATGAATTTAGCCTCTCAAAAAAACTTTATCGCCGTTTATAGTATGACGCTCTATACTAAAAATGAACTCTTAAATTGGTTTACATCTGAATATACTACATGTTGTAAATACAAATTAGATATGGGCAAAAGTTGCATCCGTTTTAAAAAAATGGACGATATTCCATTTGGGCTTATAGGTGAATTAACGGCTAAGGTGAGCACGGAAGAATGGATAGAAATTTACGAATCTACAATTAAAAATAAGTAA
- a CDS encoding VOC family protein: MKNRVTGIGGVFFKSNNPKASKAWYKKHLGFNTDDYGCTFWWKDKDGNDCSTQWAPFPRDTEYYEPSKKEFMFNYRVENLHELLKVLKDEGVTIIGDVEEYEYGKFGWILDNDGNKIELWEPVDAAFL; this comes from the coding sequence ATGAAAAATAGAGTAACGGGCATTGGCGGAGTATTCTTTAAAAGCAACAACCCAAAAGCATCAAAAGCATGGTACAAAAAACATTTAGGGTTCAATACCGATGATTATGGCTGTACGTTTTGGTGGAAGGACAAAGACGGGAATGATTGTTCAACCCAATGGGCTCCATTTCCTAGAGATACTGAATATTACGAACCCTCGAAAAAAGAGTTCATGTTTAATTATCGGGTAGAAAATCTGCATGAACTATTAAAAGTTTTAAAAGACGAAGGGGTGACCATTATTGGTGATGTGGAAGAATACGAATACGGTAAGTTTGGTTGGATTTTAGACAACGACGGGAATAAAATTGAGCTTTGGGAACCTGTAGATGCCGCTTTTTTGTAG
- a CDS encoding sulfite exporter TauE/SafE family protein, translating into MGAIETNFKHILCCNWCFLDILQSYNLTAIQWMAIGVAVFLLGLSKSGIKGIGIIIVVILAFVFGEKASTGILLPLLICADIFAVIYYNRHAQWNIIKKLMPWMIVGVLVGVWVGNDISEAVFKKMMAIIIIVSVGIMFYSENRKSQSVPKNTFFSISTGFLAGFTTMIGNLAGPISNIYFLAMRFPKNEFIGTAAWLFFIINVFKLPFHIFAWKTVTKETLILNSILIPVIIVGFFVGVAIVKLVSNINYRRFILIVTAFGGILMLFG; encoded by the coding sequence ATGGGTGCAATAGAAACTAATTTTAAGCATATTTTATGTTGTAATTGGTGTTTTTTAGATATACTCCAATCTTATAATTTAACGGCAATACAATGGATGGCCATTGGGGTTGCCGTGTTTTTATTGGGCCTATCAAAATCAGGAATAAAAGGGATAGGCATTATTATTGTTGTGATACTTGCGTTTGTTTTTGGGGAAAAGGCGTCCACTGGAATTTTATTGCCCTTGTTAATTTGTGCTGATATTTTTGCAGTGATATATTATAACCGGCATGCACAATGGAACATAATTAAAAAACTGATGCCTTGGATGATTGTGGGGGTTTTAGTTGGTGTCTGGGTAGGGAATGATATTTCGGAAGCTGTTTTTAAAAAAATGATGGCGATCATCATTATCGTATCCGTAGGGATTATGTTTTATTCTGAAAACAGAAAATCCCAATCCGTACCTAAGAACACATTTTTTTCAATCTCTACAGGTTTTTTGGCGGGGTTTACGACCATGATTGGAAACCTAGCAGGGCCTATTTCTAATATCTATTTTTTGGCCATGCGCTTTCCAAAAAATGAATTTATTGGAACCGCCGCTTGGTTGTTTTTCATTATCAATGTGTTTAAACTACCATTTCACATCTTCGCTTGGAAAACGGTTACCAAGGAGACCTTGATTCTAAATAGCATTTTAATACCAGTCATTATAGTAGGTTTTTTTGTTGGTGTAGCGATCGTTAAGTTAGTCTCCAATATTAACTATAGGCGTTTTATTCTCATCGTAACCGCTTTTGGTGGAATTCTTATGTTGTTTGGATAA
- a CDS encoding TM2 domain-containing protein, with product MSDDKNLSDDLNDMLGDAKEGAKKAGEKAKEFAHEAKESAAEFAESARDTFDKSKGENKKVLAGVLGIVLGYFGIHKFVLGYNKEGIILLVLGLLGFVTCGITSGIAWVIGFVEGIIYLTKTDEEFYTTYQVGNKPWF from the coding sequence ATGTCTGATGATAAAAATTTAAGCGATGACCTAAATGATATGTTAGGCGATGCTAAGGAAGGTGCTAAAAAAGCAGGTGAAAAAGCCAAGGAATTTGCACACGAGGCCAAGGAAAGCGCAGCAGAGTTTGCAGAAAGTGCTCGAGATACTTTTGATAAATCCAAGGGCGAGAACAAAAAGGTTTTAGCTGGGGTTTTGGGGATTGTATTAGGCTATTTTGGCATTCATAAATTCGTTTTGGGCTATAATAAAGAAGGGATAATTTTGCTCGTATTAGGGCTGTTAGGTTTTGTAACCTGTGGCATTACATCTGGTATAGCATGGGTGATCGGATTTGTAGAGGGGATTATTTACCTAACTAAAACAGATGAGGAATTTTATACAACCTATCAAGTTGGCAATAAGCCCTGGTTTTAG
- a CDS encoding carboxypeptidase-like regulatory domain-containing protein, with translation MDIPKHSFFLMLFALFSFSGNSQAITSTILEEYSKQPLESVSVYYDGTTIGTVTNQLGEFSLSNDIPTQAAIVISYLGYETRYFNQEQLKERNTIFLRESALSLDAVVLEVDPWSRKKKLNIFRREFLGREVSAKDCRILNEADIKLIYQPSYNRLIAHCENPIVIKNRYLGYELRYLLVDFEVQFARGTSGLRFTESVYLVGSTAFKELNDKPRKRHLKAREIEYLGSSLQFMRALTRKNLESKKFRCFINDTVAKSELFFPVNPYDYLLIKNDNAEFTKVNMNFKKLVVQYDQNRQSALIPQDGASEFKIDGFGIHSPPTAVLFSGDFGVKRIATLLPLDYELESP, from the coding sequence ATGGACATACCTAAACACAGTTTTTTTTTGATGTTGTTTGCCCTTTTCTCATTTTCGGGAAATTCACAGGCGATTACTTCGACGATATTGGAAGAATATTCTAAACAACCTCTTGAAAGTGTTTCAGTATACTATGATGGTACAACTATTGGCACAGTTACCAATCAATTGGGTGAATTTTCCCTTTCAAATGATATTCCAACACAAGCAGCGATAGTAATTAGCTACTTAGGTTACGAGACGCGCTATTTTAATCAAGAACAATTAAAGGAGCGTAATACCATCTTTCTGAGGGAAAGCGCATTAAGTCTTGATGCAGTTGTTTTGGAAGTCGATCCTTGGTCAAGGAAGAAAAAATTAAACATTTTTAGAAGGGAATTTTTAGGAAGGGAAGTCTCTGCAAAAGATTGCAGAATTTTGAATGAAGCGGATATCAAATTGATTTATCAGCCTTCATATAATCGGTTAATCGCACATTGTGAAAATCCAATCGTAATAAAGAATCGCTATTTAGGATATGAGCTCAGATACCTCTTGGTAGATTTTGAAGTGCAATTTGCCAGGGGCACTTCTGGACTACGGTTTACTGAGAGTGTTTATCTGGTTGGTTCTACAGCATTTAAAGAACTTAACGACAAACCAAGAAAACGCCATTTGAAGGCTAGAGAAATCGAATATTTGGGTTCCTCATTGCAATTTATGAGAGCGCTTACAAGAAAAAATTTGGAATCTAAAAAGTTTCGATGCTTTATTAATGATACCGTCGCAAAATCTGAACTCTTTTTCCCGGTGAACCCTTACGATTATTTATTGATTAAAAATGATAACGCTGAGTTTACAAAAGTGAACATGAACTTTAAGAAATTAGTTGTTCAATATGATCAAAACAGGCAATCTGCTCTAATTCCACAAGACGGTGCCTCCGAATTTAAAATTGACGGCTTCGGAATTCATTCACCGCCTACAGCAGTTTTGTTTTCTGGTGATTTTGGAGTTAAACGCATTGCAACCCTTTTACCCTTAGATTACGAACTCGAAAGTCCATAA
- a CDS encoding GNAT family N-acyltransferase, producing MTKQQDTGLVTAKEVAKAIQLEKYGFIGTFIGWILMKVLKISTINKVYKRHKHLSELDFLDAILDDFQIKFEIPDEDLKRLPKEGAYITISNHPLGGIDGILLLKLMLEQRKDFKIIANFLLHRIEPMKPYIMPVNPFEDRKDVKSSITGFKNSILHLRDGHPLGIFPAGEVSTYRDGKLVVDKPWEEAAIKLIKKAEVPVVPIYFHAKNSKLFYKLSKLSDTFRTAKLPSEVLTQKRRTIKVRIGKPISVSDQKEHATIDEFSEFLRRKTYMLSNAYENKSKILDNISSTLKTPKIPKRIVTPINTAVMLKEIETLREFDSRLLESKNYEVFLAPADKIPNILREIGRLREITFREVGEGTNEAIDLDTFDTYYHHLFLWDNERKLIVGAYRMGLGSKIFERYGIDGFYLQDLFRFEPELYKMMSQSIEMGRAFIIKEYQQKPMPLFLLWKGIVHITLRYPEHKFLIGGVSISNQFSNFSKSLMIEFMKSHYYDPYIAQYVHPKKEFKVKLKDADKDFVFDETEADLNKFDKIIDEIEPGALRLPVLLKKYIKQNARLVAFNVDPLFNNAVDGLMYIKIADLPESTVRPVMEEFQEELERKFSNGNGHT from the coding sequence ATGACCAAACAACAAGATACAGGACTGGTAACCGCTAAAGAAGTCGCAAAAGCCATTCAGCTAGAAAAGTATGGTTTTATAGGCACTTTTATAGGTTGGATTCTTATGAAAGTTCTAAAAATATCTACAATTAATAAAGTATATAAACGGCATAAGCATCTTAGTGAACTGGACTTTTTAGATGCAATATTAGACGATTTTCAAATCAAGTTCGAAATACCAGATGAAGATTTAAAACGGCTCCCAAAAGAAGGCGCTTATATTACAATTTCCAATCACCCACTAGGTGGCATTGATGGCATTTTATTGTTGAAATTGATGCTTGAACAGCGTAAGGATTTTAAGATTATAGCCAACTTTTTACTGCATCGTATTGAGCCCATGAAACCTTATATCATGCCTGTAAATCCTTTTGAGGATAGAAAAGATGTGAAGTCGAGCATTACGGGTTTCAAGAATTCTATTCTGCATTTAAGGGATGGGCATCCTCTTGGAATTTTTCCTGCGGGCGAAGTTTCCACGTATAGAGATGGGAAATTAGTGGTCGATAAGCCTTGGGAAGAAGCCGCCATCAAACTCATTAAAAAAGCCGAAGTCCCTGTAGTACCTATTTACTTTCACGCTAAAAACAGCAAACTTTTTTATAAACTTTCAAAATTAAGCGATACGTTTAGAACCGCTAAATTACCTTCGGAAGTATTAACGCAAAAGCGACGAACCATTAAGGTTAGAATAGGGAAACCTATTTCAGTTTCCGACCAAAAAGAACATGCGACCATTGATGAGTTTTCAGAATTTCTAAGACGAAAAACGTACATGCTTTCTAATGCCTATGAAAATAAATCTAAGATTTTAGATAATATTTCATCCACATTAAAAACACCCAAAATACCAAAACGCATTGTGACGCCTATTAATACGGCCGTCATGTTAAAGGAGATAGAGACGCTGCGTGAGTTTGATTCGCGATTATTAGAAAGCAAAAATTACGAAGTCTTTTTAGCACCCGCAGATAAAATCCCTAATATTCTTAGGGAGATCGGGCGCTTGCGCGAAATCACCTTTAGAGAAGTTGGTGAGGGTACTAATGAAGCCATAGATCTGGATACGTTTGACACCTATTATCACCATCTGTTTTTATGGGATAACGAGCGTAAATTAATTGTCGGTGCCTACAGAATGGGACTGGGTTCTAAAATTTTTGAACGCTATGGGATTGATGGGTTTTACCTTCAAGATCTGTTTAGGTTTGAGCCCGAATTATATAAAATGATGAGCCAGTCCATAGAAATGGGGCGCGCTTTTATAATTAAGGAGTATCAGCAAAAACCCATGCCGTTATTTTTATTATGGAAAGGTATCGTTCACATTACATTGCGCTACCCAGAACACAAATTTTTAATTGGAGGTGTAAGTATTAGTAACCAGTTTTCAAATTTCTCAAAATCGTTGATGATTGAGTTTATGAAATCGCATTACTACGACCCGTATATTGCGCAATATGTGCATCCCAAAAAAGAATTTAAAGTTAAACTAAAAGACGCCGACAAAGATTTTGTTTTTGATGAAACCGAAGCCGATTTAAATAAGTTTGACAAAATTATTGACGAGATAGAACCTGGAGCTTTGCGCCTACCGGTACTCCTGAAAAAGTACATAAAACAGAATGCAAGATTGGTTGCGTTTAATGTAGACCCCTTATTTAATAATGCCGTAGACGGCCTAATGTATATTAAAATTGCTGATTTACCTGAAAGCACCGTACGTCCTGTTATGGAAGAGTTTCAAGAGGAACTGGAGCGTAAATTCTCTAATGGAAATGGACATACCTAA